In Mycolicibacterium aubagnense, the DNA window GCTTCGCCGGCGTGAATCTGATCCCGATGCGGGGGACCGCGGCCGACATGATGGTCTTCGCCGACAAGGTGATGAGCGCGCCGCGGCGGTGTTCGTCGTTGGTGGGCCGCGCCGAGTTGGTGCTGCCGATGTGGCAGCAACTGGCCCAGGTGTGGGGCCCGGCCCGCGAGGTTCGGGACTGCCAGCCGCTGCTGACGCTGTCCGACGCTCCGCAGTGCGCGCTCGATCCTGCGGTGCGCCCGGTCCGAATGGACGAGCTGGACGCGTATGTCGTTGCGGCAGTGGACATGTTCATCGGCGAGGTGGGGGTGGACCCGCGCATGGGCGACGGCGGTCGCGGTTACCGGCGCCGGTTGGCGGGGCTGATCGCCGCCGGCCGGGCCTGGGCGCGGTTCGAGGACGGCCAGGTCGTGTTCAAGGCCGAGATCGGGGCGCAGACGTCGCGGGTCGGTCAGATCCAGGGCGTGTGGGTGCATCCGGATCGGCGTGGACACGGTCTCGGTGCGGCGGGTACGGCGACCCTGGCGTCGGCGGTGCTGCGCAGCGGGCGGACCCCCAGCCTCTACGTCAACGATTTCAACGCCCCGGCCCGCGCCATCTACCGGCGCATCGGGTTCAACCAGTTGGGCACCTACGCAACGGTGTTGATGGACTGACGCCCGCGCTGCGTGCGCGGCCTCACACCGGACGTCGTGCGTCCGGGTGCTCACAAAACTGTCACGGTTACGTCTCGGTGTGCCTCCGCACTACTTGCTTGTCACACTTCTAACATCAGCCCCAATGGCAACGCACACATCATCCGTTTCTCGCTCGGCCGTGTTGTTGTCGGTGGTGGCGGTCGCAGGAGCGATGACGGCCTGCACCCCGAAACCCAACGGCCCCGAGCCCACCGCGCAGGCGTTCTTCGCCGCCCTCGGCCGCGGGGACACCGGCGCCGCCGCCGACCTGTCCGACAAGCCCAATGACGCACGCACCGCGATCAACCAGGCCTGGGCCGGCCTGCAGGCGACCAAACTCGACGCGCAGGTGCTCGGCTCCAAGTACACCCAGGACACCGGCAAGATCACCTACCGGTACACGTGGCACCTGCCCAAGGACCGCACCTGGTCCTACACCGGCCAGCTCAACATGATCCGGCAGGACAACCGGTGGCAAGTGCGTTGGGGCAGTACCGATCTGCACCCGAACCTGGGGGAGCACCAGAGCTTCCAGCTGCGCGCCGACCAGCCCGTTCGGGCCTCGGTCAACGAGCTCGGCGGCAGCAACGTTCTGGTACCCGGGTATCACTACAACTACGCGCTCAATGCACGTTCGGCCGCCGGTGACCTGATGCGGACCTCTCGCGTGGTCGCCGACGTGCTGCGACAGTTCGACAACACCATGGACGCCCAGCGGCTCGCGGAGCAGGCCAGCTCGTCCACCGGACCGCTGAACCTGATCACCCTGCGACGCGAGGACAACGACAAGGTGTCGGGGGCGCTCGGCCATCTGCCGGGCGTGGTGATCACCCCGCAGCCGGAGATGGTGCCCACCGATCCCCGCTTCGCGCCGGCCATCGTCACCGAGGTCAAGAAGCAGGTGGCCGATCAGCTCGTCGGTCAATCCGGCTGGCGCGTGGTGAGCGTCAACCAGAACGGCGCCGACATCGACGTCCTCAACGAGGTGCCGGGCAAGCCGGCCCCGTCGATCACCATCAGCCTGGACCGCAACGTGCAGAACGCCGCTCAGGATGCGGTGAACATGGTGGGCCGCAAGGCGATGATCGTCGCGATCAAGCCCTCGACCGGTGAAATCCTGGCCGTCGCGCAGAACGCCGCCGCCGATGTCGACGGCCCGACGGCCACCATGGGTCTGTACCCGCCCGGGTCGACGTTCAAGATGGTCACCGCCGGTGCCGCCATCGAAACCGACTTGGCCGGACCCAACACGCTGCTGGGTTGCCCCGGCACCATCGACATCGGGCAGCGGACCATCCCGAACTACGACCGGTTCGACCTCGGCGTGGTGCCGATGTCCAAGGCATTCGCCAACTCGTGCAACACCACCTTCGCCGAGCTTGCCAGCCGGATGGCGCCACGAGCCCTCACCAACGCCGCGGCGCAGTACGGGATCGGCGCCGACTACCAGGTCGCCGGCATCGACACCGTCACCGGAAAGGTGCCGCCCACGGTGAACCTCGCCGAGCGCACCGAGGACGGCTTTGGTCAGGGCAAGGTCCTGGTCAGCCCGTTCGGAATGGCACTGGCGGCGGCCACCGTCGCGGCCGGCAAGACACCCCTGCCGCAGCTGATCGAGGGCCGTCCGACCACAGTGTCGGGCAACACCGCGGCGATCAGCTCGAAGATGCTCGACGGGCTGAGGCCCATGATGCAGCTGGTGGTGACCAACGGCACCGCCAAGGACCTGCGCGGCAGCGGTGACGTGCGCGGGAAGACCGGTGAAGCCGAATTCCAGGGCGGCTCGCACGCCTGGTTCGCCGGCTACCGCGGCGATATGGCCTTCGCGGCCCTGATCGTCGGCGGTGGCGGATCGGAGACCGCGGTCCGCATGTGCCGCGACATGTTCAAGGGACTGCCACCCGACTATCTCGCCTGACCCCGGTAACTCCGCTCCTGCCGACCGCACCAGGCCTGAGTAACCTGTTTGGGTGACCAACAGCGACGAGATCGCGGTCTTGCGCGTCTCCGACGCCGACCGCAACGGCACGCTCCGGCGGCTGCACAACGCGGTGGCTCTGGGGCTCATCGACATGAACGAGTTCTCCGAGCGGTCCGCGCTGGTCGCCCTCGCCCGGCAACAGGCCGAGCTGGCGGTGCTGGTCGGCGATCTGCCCGCGCCCAACGCCATCGTGACGGCCTCGGCCGACCGCGTCGAGCTGCGCGGGGTCATGGGGTCGCTGAAGCGGCAGGGTGAGTGGGTCGTGCCGACCCGGCTTGCGCTGGTCCGCCGCGTCGGCTCGATCGACCTGGACCTCACCCGTGCCCGATTCGGCGGGCCCATCGTGGTCATCGAACTCGATCTCAAGTTCAGCTCCCTTGACCTTCGGCTACCCGAAGGCGCCAGCGCATCCATCGACGACGTCGAGGTGGCTGTCGGCAGTGCCACCGACCACCGCAAGGACGCGCCCGCCGACGGCACCCCGCACGTCATCCTGACCGGGCGGGTGCTCTTTGGGTCGGTCGACATCCGGGGACCGCGCCGGGGCTTGTTCGGGCGCGGCGACCGCGGCTAGCCGCGCTCGCTAAGCTGGGACAATGTCTGTTCGTACCGCGCTTCGCCCCGGCGAGGTGTCTCCGACCCTGCCGGTGCCCAAGTCGATCCCGCGCCCGGAGTACGCGTGGAAGCCGACGGTGCGCGAAGGCAGCGAGCCATGGGTGCAGACGCCCGAGGTGATCGAGAAGATGCGCGTGGCCGGCCGCATCGCGGCGCAGGCGCTCGCCGAGGCCGGCAAGGCCGTCGCGCCCGGCGTCACCACCGACCGCCTGGACCGGGTGGCGCACGAATACATGCTGGACCACGGCGCCTACCCGTCGACACTGGGCTACAAGGGTTTTCCCAAGTCCTGCTGCACCTCGCTGAACGAGATCATCTGCCACGGCATCCCGGACTCGACGGTGATTCAGGACGGTGACATCGTCAACATCGACGTCACCGCCTACAAGGACGGCGTCCATGGCGACACCAACGCCACTTTCCTCGCGGGCGACGTCTCGGAGGAGCACCGGCTGCTGGTCGAGCGCACGCACGAAGCCACCATGCGGGCCATCAAGGCGGTCAAGCCGGGCCGGCAGCTGTCGGTGGTCGGCCGGGTCATCGAGTCGTACGCAAACCGGTTCGGCTACAACGTGGTTCGCGACTTCACCGGCCACGGCATCGGCGAGACGTTCCACAACGGCCTGATCGTGCTGCACTACGACAAGCCCGAGGTCGAGACGGTGCTGGAGCCGGGTATGACCTTCACCATCGAGCCGATGATCAACCTCGGTTCGCTGGACTACGAGATCTGGGACGACGACTGGACCGTCGCGACCAAGGACAAGAAGTGGACGGCGCAGTTCGAGCACACCCTCGTGGTGACCGACGACGGCGCCGACATCCTGACCCTGCCGTGACGTGACCGGCGGGGCTCTGCTGGTCGCCGGCACCACGTCGGACGCCGGTAAGTCGATGGTGGTGGCCGGGCTGTGCCGGCTGCTGGCCCGCAACGGCGTGCGGGTGGCGCCGTTCAAGGCGCAGAACATGTCCAACAACTCGGCCGTCACGATCGAAGGCGGTGAGATCGGCCGGGCGCAGGCGATGCAGGCGCGAGCGGCCGGCCTGGCACCGAGCGTGCGGTTCAACCCGATCCTGCTCAAGCCCGGCGGGGACCGCACCTCGCAGCTCGTGGTGCGCGGCCAGGTCGCCGGCACCGTGGCGGCGGGGGACTACTTCACCCGGCGGACGCAGCTCGCCACCGTGGTGGCCGACGAATTGGCGGCACTGCGAAGCGAATTCGATGTGGTGATCTGTGAGGGTGCGGGATCGCCCGCCGAGATCAATCTGCGGGCCACCGACGTGGCCAACATGGGATTGGCGCGTGTGGCGAACCTGCCGGTGGTCGTGGTCGGCGACATCGACCGCGGCGGGCTGCTGGCGCACCTCTACGGCACGGTGGCGGTGCTCGAACCGGCGGACCAGAAACTGATCGCCGGTTTCCTGGTCAACAAGTTCCGTGGCGATCCGGCGCTGCTGGAACCCGGTCTGCGGCAACTGGAATCGCTCACCGGACGCCCGACGTACGGGGTGATCCCGTACAGCGACGACCTGTGGCTCGATGCCGAGGACTCGCTGTCCGTCACGGCGCGCGGGCAGCTGGGCCGGCCGACGGTGCCGCGCGGGCACGATGCCTTGGTGGTGGCCGCGATACGACTGCCGCGGATCTCGAATTCCACCGACGTCGAGGCCCTGGCGTGCGAGCCGGGCGTGCAGGTGCAGTGGGTCGACACCGCGGCCGAGCTCGCGGGCGCCGATGTGGTGGTGCTGCCCGGCAGTAAGGCGACGGTCTCGGATCTGAACTGGCTGCGCGAGCGGGGACTGGCCGATGCCGCCACCGCGCATGTCCGGTCCGGTCGTGCGGTGCTGGGTGTCTGTGGCGGATTCCAGATGCTCTGTACGACGATCCTCGACACCGTCGAATCGGGCGCGGGCCGGGTGCCGGGGCTGGGACTGCTCGACGCGGACATCGAGTTCGACGCCGACAAGACCCTGAAGCACTGGGATACGCCGTTGTACGGCTACGAGATTCACCACGGTCGGGTCGCGCGCAGTGCTGAGCGGGACTGGCTCGGTGTCGGCATCCGGGCGGGCCAGGTCTACGGCACGCACTGGCACGGGCTGATGGACAACGACGCCGTACGCCGGGCCTGGCTCACCGAGGTTGCGGCGGCCTGCGGCAAGCACGGGTTCGTGGTGGCGGACGACGTCAACGTCGCGGCGCGGCGAGACGCTCAGCTAGACGTGATGGCCGATCTGCTTGCCGCGCATGTGGATGTCGACGCGGTGCTGAAACTGGTGGAATCCGGGGCACCGGTCCGCCCGATCATCGCCAGTACCGTGGGTGAGTGATCAGCTCGATTCGGCCACCGGTGCTGTCGGTGCTGTCGGTGCTGTCGGTTCTAAGGGCTCCTCGACCTGCTTGATGGGTCCGGTGAACCAGTTCTTCACCGACACGTGCCAGTAGATGTACAGGAGCACGAGGACGCCACCGACCAGCAACGGCGTGTAGTTGACGAACTTCCACTCGAAACTGGGGTCCCACGGCACGCCGCCCAACGACGTCGGGAACATGGCGATGATCGAGGTGACCGTGATCTCGGCGAGCGCTACCGGGGCCATCCATCGGTGGTGGCCGCGCAGATTCCAACTGCCCGTTTCGAATTCATCGCCCGCGCGCCAGCGGTAGTAGATCGGCACCGCGAAGCACAGGTAGACCCCGACGACCCCGATCGAGACCACGGCGTAGAACGCCACCGGGGTGGGCGTGCCGT includes these proteins:
- a CDS encoding GNAT family N-acetyltransferase, with the translated sequence MSAPPLFRIADARRISVVREVAQVQQVFDQDPVGTCMVAARVGDHGLDPVAIGGELWTRSLPTESLCFAGVNLIPMRGTAADMMVFADKVMSAPRRCSSLVGRAELVLPMWQQLAQVWGPAREVRDCQPLLTLSDAPQCALDPAVRPVRMDELDAYVVAAVDMFIGEVGVDPRMGDGGRGYRRRLAGLIAAGRAWARFEDGQVVFKAEIGAQTSRVGQIQGVWVHPDRRGHGLGAAGTATLASAVLRSGRTPSLYVNDFNAPARAIYRRIGFNQLGTYATVLMD
- a CDS encoding penicillin-binding transpeptidase domain-containing protein translates to MTACTPKPNGPEPTAQAFFAALGRGDTGAAADLSDKPNDARTAINQAWAGLQATKLDAQVLGSKYTQDTGKITYRYTWHLPKDRTWSYTGQLNMIRQDNRWQVRWGSTDLHPNLGEHQSFQLRADQPVRASVNELGGSNVLVPGYHYNYALNARSAAGDLMRTSRVVADVLRQFDNTMDAQRLAEQASSSTGPLNLITLRREDNDKVSGALGHLPGVVITPQPEMVPTDPRFAPAIVTEVKKQVADQLVGQSGWRVVSVNQNGADIDVLNEVPGKPAPSITISLDRNVQNAAQDAVNMVGRKAMIVAIKPSTGEILAVAQNAAADVDGPTATMGLYPPGSTFKMVTAGAAIETDLAGPNTLLGCPGTIDIGQRTIPNYDRFDLGVVPMSKAFANSCNTTFAELASRMAPRALTNAAAQYGIGADYQVAGIDTVTGKVPPTVNLAERTEDGFGQGKVLVSPFGMALAAATVAAGKTPLPQLIEGRPTTVSGNTAAISSKMLDGLRPMMQLVVTNGTAKDLRGSGDVRGKTGEAEFQGGSHAWFAGYRGDMAFAALIVGGGGSETAVRMCRDMFKGLPPDYLA
- a CDS encoding DUF1707 SHOCT-like domain-containing protein; the encoded protein is MTNSDEIAVLRVSDADRNGTLRRLHNAVALGLIDMNEFSERSALVALARQQAELAVLVGDLPAPNAIVTASADRVELRGVMGSLKRQGEWVVPTRLALVRRVGSIDLDLTRARFGGPIVVIELDLKFSSLDLRLPEGASASIDDVEVAVGSATDHRKDAPADGTPHVILTGRVLFGSVDIRGPRRGLFGRGDRG
- the map gene encoding type I methionyl aminopeptidase; translated protein: MSVRTALRPGEVSPTLPVPKSIPRPEYAWKPTVREGSEPWVQTPEVIEKMRVAGRIAAQALAEAGKAVAPGVTTDRLDRVAHEYMLDHGAYPSTLGYKGFPKSCCTSLNEIICHGIPDSTVIQDGDIVNIDVTAYKDGVHGDTNATFLAGDVSEEHRLLVERTHEATMRAIKAVKPGRQLSVVGRVIESYANRFGYNVVRDFTGHGIGETFHNGLIVLHYDKPEVETVLEPGMTFTIEPMINLGSLDYEIWDDDWTVATKDKKWTAQFEHTLVVTDDGADILTLP
- a CDS encoding cobyric acid synthase, producing the protein MTGGALLVAGTTSDAGKSMVVAGLCRLLARNGVRVAPFKAQNMSNNSAVTIEGGEIGRAQAMQARAAGLAPSVRFNPILLKPGGDRTSQLVVRGQVAGTVAAGDYFTRRTQLATVVADELAALRSEFDVVICEGAGSPAEINLRATDVANMGLARVANLPVVVVGDIDRGGLLAHLYGTVAVLEPADQKLIAGFLVNKFRGDPALLEPGLRQLESLTGRPTYGVIPYSDDLWLDAEDSLSVTARGQLGRPTVPRGHDALVVAAIRLPRISNSTDVEALACEPGVQVQWVDTAAELAGADVVVLPGSKATVSDLNWLRERGLADAATAHVRSGRAVLGVCGGFQMLCTTILDTVESGAGRVPGLGLLDADIEFDADKTLKHWDTPLYGYEIHHGRVARSAERDWLGVGIRAGQVYGTHWHGLMDNDAVRRAWLTEVAAACGKHGFVVADDVNVAARRDAQLDVMADLLAAHVDVDAVLKLVESGAPVRPIIASTVGE